TCTTAACGTCTACAAAGAACGTTTGGAGGTAGCTTTTAAACCTTTTGAAATAATATCTTTTTAAAAGCAATCATTTAAATTGACCTTTATTGACCAAAGGTGTAAAATCAGATTTATAGATTAAGAAAGCAAGCTACATAGGAGGAAATCAAATGAATTTAATACCTACAGTAATTGAACAATCATCACGTGGCGAACGTGCTTACGACATTTATTCTCGTCTACTAAAAGATCGCATTATCATGTTAAGTGGTGGAATTGATGACAATGTATCCAATTCAGTTATCGCACAGCTATTGTTCTTGGATGCACAAGATCCTGAAAAGGACATTTATATTTACATTAACTCACCAGGTGGGTCTGTATCTGCTGGACTAGCTATTTTTGATACAATGAATTTTATAAAAGCAGATGTTCAAACGATAGCAATGGGAATGGCAGCATCTATGGGAAGTTTCTTATTGACTGCAGGAACAAAAGGTAAGAGATTTGCTTTACCAAATGCAGAAATTATGATTCACCAACCATTAGGTGGTGCTCAAGGGCAAGCTACAGAAATCGAAATTGCAGCACGTCATATTTTACAAACACGTGCACGTCTTAATGCGATTCTTTCTGAAAGAACAGGTCAACCGATTGAAGTAATCGAACGTGATACGGATCGTGATAACTATATGACAGCAGAACAAGCAAAAGAATACGGAATTATTGATGAAGTAATGTCCAGTTCTAAAGCTTTACATTAAAATTGAAAGCAAGCAAAGAGAGTGAACACTCTCTTTGCTTGCTTTTTTCTATTTATTTATAAGGAAAGTGCGCGGTTGCTAGGTAGTACGTTAAACTTCCCTTTTTCAAGGATAGGGACAAAAAAGGGCCAAGCAAAATATTCATCATAGTATTAATAAAATGAAATGAATTATAAAAAAACACTATAAATAAGCTAAAACAGTTGTAATTCCCTCTAGATGTTGGTAGAATACAGAGGTGAGAGTGAGATGGACAAAAAATTGTGTTTTTACTTCTGAACGATCACTGCATAGATATTTGATAAATCTTCACATTGTTGGTCGTCGTACGGCCAACGGATAGAAAAGGGGGGATTTGATGAAGGACTCTATTTCTGTCTTACAAAAAATCATTCCTGACTTTCTATTAGTGTTGTCCCATCGTTACCGAATTCTAGAAGTCATCCATTCGGAAGCACCGATTGGAAGACGTGGATTATCTGAGTTTTTGCATCAATCAGAACGTACACTAAGGACGGAAACTGATTTTTTGCGAGAGCAAGGGTTAGTTACTAGCTCGAAAGTAGGAATGGGATTAACAACAAAAGGAAAACGTGTTTTTTCTGAACTTCAAAACATTATGGAAAAAATAATGAAAATGAATGTTAAAGAAGAAGCATTAGCAAAAAAGCTTAAAGTGCAGTTTTGCCGCATTGTTCCTGGAGATTCGGATAAAGATGAAAAAGTTTTAGAAAACTTAGGAGCAAGTGCTGCTGCTATGTTTGATGAACTTTTACCGGATGGAGAATTCATTGTTGCGGTAGCAGGCGGAAGTACGATGGCTGCTATGGCTCACCACTTAACTACGGAATTATCGAAGCATCGTCACTTTACCTTTGTTCCTGCAAGAGGTGGTCTGGGTGAATTGATGTCAATCCAAGCGAACACGGTAACTGATCTGATGGCTCAAGCAACTGGTGGTAAAAATATAGCTTTATTTGCACCAGATAACTTGAGTGAACAAGCTTATCAGTCGTTAAAAGATGAACCATCTATCCGATATACAATGGACATGATTCAAAAAGCGAATTGTTTGTTATATAGTATTGGAAATGCTAAAATTATGATGGAACGTCGAAGGATGACGGATGAAGAAAAAAACGTCTGGTTGAACAAGATGCAGTCGGTGAAGCATTTGGCTGTTACTTTAACAAAAAAGGAGAAATTATTTTTCGCCTTTCCAGATTTGGTCTTCAAATAGAAGACATAGAGAAGATCCCCTATGCGATAGCCATAGCAGGCGGGACTTCTAAAGCTTGCGCAATTGAAGCTTACTCTAATATCGCACCTGAATATACTTGGCTCGTAACAGATGAAGGTGCAGCTAACTCGATTTTAAAAGGGGTAACCCTTTAAAATAAATTAATTATCCTAAAGGAGGATTTTTTTAACATGACAGTAAAAGTAGCGATTAATGGTTTCGGACGTATTGGACGTTTAGCACTACGTCGTATTCTAGAATCAAATACAGGTATGGAAGTTGTAGCAATTAACGACTTAACAAGCAATGAGGACCTAGCTTATCTATTAAAATATGATACAGCTCAAGGACGTTTCCCATATTCAGTATCAGTTGAAGGCGACGACCTAGTTGTAGATGGCAAAACAATCAAATCTTATGAAGAAAAAGATGCAAGCAAATTACCTTGGGGCGATCTAGATATTGATATCGTTCTAGAATGTACAGGATTCTACGTAAGTGAAGAAAAATCTCAAGCACACCTTGATGCAGGAGCAAAACGTGTTCTTATTTCTGCACCAGCTTCAGGCGACTTGAAAACAATCGTTTACGGTGTAAACCACGAAGAAATTACAGCTGAAGATAAAATTGTTTCAGCAGCATCATGTACTACAAACTGTTTAGCACCACTTGCTAACACATTGAACAACACATTTGGAATTGATAGTGCATTGATGTCTACTATCCATGCATATACTGCAACACAAGCAATGCAAGATGCTCCAGGCGGACGTAAAAACCGTGCAGGTGCAGCAAATGCTATTCCAGCATCAACTGGTGCTGCTAAAGCAGTAGGTAAAGTAATTCCAGAATTGAACGGTAAAATTGATGGAACTGCTGTACGTATTCCAGTAATCACTGGTTCAATGGTTGAACTTTATTCAGTACTTTCTAAGAAGACTACTGTTGAAGAAGTCAATGCAGCAATGAAAGCAGCATCTTCTGAAGCATTCCTTTATGAAACAGATGAAATTGTTTCTTCTGATGTTATTGGTGTTCCAGCTGGATCAATCTTTGATGCAACACAAACAAAAATCATCGACGGTGAAAATGGCCAATTGGTTAAAACTGTTGCATGGTATGACAACGAATATGGTTTTGTTGCAAACATGGTAAGCACATTGTCTTACATGGCATCAAAATAATTTAGAATGTACTCGTAAAATAGGCGGGAAGCGTCGCGCTTCCCGTTTTTTTTATAAATTTGAGTGGAGGTTCTCATATGACAACGAAAGTAGTTACAGATTTAAATGTTACAGGAAAGAAAGTACTCGTACGTGCAGATTTTAATGTTCCAATGAAAGACGGAGCAATCACAAATGATAACCGTATTGTACAGGCTTTACCAACTATTAAACATTTACTTGAAAATGATGCAAAAGTAGTTTTATTTTCGCACTTAGGTAAAGTAAAAACGGAAGAAGACAAAGCAGCATTGAGTTTAAAACCAGTAGCTGATCGTCTATCTGAATTATTAGATAAAAAAGTTACCTTTGTACCTGAAACTCGTGGAGAAAAGCTAGAAAATGCAATTGCTGATCTAAAAGATGGCGAAGTATTGATGTTTGAAAATACACGTTTTGAAGATATTGATGGTAAAAAAGAAAGTAAAAATGATCCTGAATTAGGGAAATACTGGGCAAGTCTTGGCGATTTATTCGTTAATGATGCGTTTGGAACTGCACATAGATCACATGCATCCAATATTGGAATTGCATCTAACCTAGAATCTGCAGCTGGATTCCTAATGGATAAAGAAATCAAGTTTATTGGTGGAGCAGTAGATAAGCCAGAGCGTCCTTTTGTTGCAATTTTAGGTGGGGCAAAAGTAAGCGATAAGATTGGTGTAATTGAAAATCTATTGAAAAAAGCTGATAAAGTTATCATTGGTGGAGGAATGGCCTATACTTTCTTGAAAGCTCAAGGAAAAGAAATTGGTAAATCCTTGCTAGAAGAAGATAAACTTGATTTAGCAAAAGAGTTATTAGAACGTGCTGGCGACAAGTTGATTTTACCAGTTGACTCTCGTCTAGCAAGCTCATTCAGTAACGATGCTGAAGCAGGAGTATTTTCTGTTGATGATATTCCAGCTGATTTGCTGGCATTGGATATTGGACCAGAGTCAGAAAAACTTTTGCAAAAGAGTTAGAAGGCGCAAAAACGGTTGTATGGAACGGACCGATGGGTGTGTTTGAATTTGATAACTTTGCTAAAGGAACGATTGCCGTATGTGAAGCAATTGCAAAATTATCAGATGCGACAACCATTATTGGTGGGGAGATTCTGCAGCAGCTGCAATGCAGTTAGGATTTGCAGATGATTTCACACATATTTCAACAGGTGGTGGAGCTTCTCTAGAATATCTAGAAGGAAAAGAACTTCCAGGAGTTTCATCTATTTCTAAGAAATAAATTAGTAGTTTTGAAAGGGGTAAAATTATGCGTAAACCAATTATAGCAG
The Jeotgalibaca sp. MA1X17-3 genome window above contains:
- the clpP gene encoding ATP-dependent Clp endopeptidase proteolytic subunit ClpP; the protein is MNLIPTVIEQSSRGERAYDIYSRLLKDRIIMLSGGIDDNVSNSVIAQLLFLDAQDPEKDIYIYINSPGGSVSAGLAIFDTMNFIKADVQTIAMGMAASMGSFLLTAGTKGKRFALPNAEIMIHQPLGGAQGQATEIEIAARHILQTRARLNAILSERTGQPIEVIERDTDRDNYMTAEQAKEYGIIDEVMSSSKALH
- the gap gene encoding type I glyceraldehyde-3-phosphate dehydrogenase, which encodes MTVKVAINGFGRIGRLALRRILESNTGMEVVAINDLTSNEDLAYLLKYDTAQGRFPYSVSVEGDDLVVDGKTIKSYEEKDASKLPWGDLDIDIVLECTGFYVSEEKSQAHLDAGAKRVLISAPASGDLKTIVYGVNHEEITAEDKIVSAASCTTNCLAPLANTLNNTFGIDSALMSTIHAYTATQAMQDAPGGRKNRAGAANAIPASTGAAKAVGKVIPELNGKIDGTAVRIPVITGSMVELYSVLSKKTTVEEVNAAMKAASSEAFLYETDEIVSSDVIGVPAGSIFDATQTKIIDGENGQLVKTVAWYDNEYGFVANMVSTLSYMASK